In one window of Escherichia coli DSM 30083 = JCM 1649 = ATCC 11775 DNA:
- the cspH gene encoding cold shock-like protein CspH, whose amino-acid sequence MSRKMTGIVKTFDRKSGKGFIIPSDGRKEVQVHISAFTPRDAEVLIPGLRVEFCRVNGLRGPTAANVYLS is encoded by the coding sequence TTGTCCCGTAAAATGACAGGAATTGTCAAAACCTTTGATCGCAAAAGCGGCAAAGGATTCATTATCCCCTCCGACGGTCGTAAAGAAGTCCAGGTCCATATTTCCGCATTCACTCCCCGCGACGCAGAAGTGCTTATACCAGGATTACGCGTGGAATTTTGCCGCGTAAATGGCCTGCGTGGACCAACAGCGGCAAATGTTTATTTGTCTTGA
- the appA gene encoding bifunctional acid phosphatase/4-phytase has protein sequence MKAILIPFLSLLIPLTPKFAFAQSEPELKLESVVIVSRHGVRAPTKATQLMQDVTPDAWPTWPVKLGWLTPRGGELIAYLGHYQRQRLVADGLLAKEGCPQPGQVAVIADVDERTRKTGEAFAAGLAPDCAITVHTQADTSSPDPLFNPLKTGVCQLDNANVTDAILSRAGGSIADFTGHRQTAFRELERVLNFPQSNLCLNRKKQDESCSLTQALPSELKVSADNVSLTGAVSLASMLTEIFLLQQAQGMPEPGWGRITDSHQWNTLLSLHNAQFYLLQRTPEVARSRATPLLDLIMTALAPHPPQKQVYGVTLPTSVLFIAGHDTNLANLGGALELNWTLPGQPDNTPPGGELVFERWRRLSDNSQWIQVSLVFQTLQQMRDKTPLSLNTPPGEVKLTLAGCEERNARGMCSLAGFTQIVNEARIPACALHQDK, from the coding sequence ATGAAAGCGATCTTGATCCCATTCTTATCTCTTCTGATTCCGTTAACACCGAAATTTGCATTCGCTCAGAGTGAGCCGGAGCTGAAGCTGGAAAGTGTGGTGATTGTCAGTCGTCACGGTGTGCGTGCACCAACCAAGGCCACGCAACTGATGCAGGATGTCACCCCTGACGCATGGCCAACCTGGCCGGTAAAACTGGGTTGGCTGACACCGCGCGGTGGTGAGCTAATCGCTTATCTCGGACATTACCAACGCCAGCGTCTGGTGGCCGACGGATTGCTGGCAAAAGAGGGCTGCCCGCAGCCAGGTCAGGTCGCGGTTATTGCTGATGTCGACGAACGTACCCGTAAAACAGGCGAAGCCTTCGCCGCCGGGCTGGCACCTGACTGTGCAATAACCGTACATACCCAGGCAGATACGTCCAGTCCCGATCCGTTATTTAATCCTCTAAAAACTGGCGTTTGCCAACTGGATAACGCGAATGTGACTGACGCGATCCTCAGCAGGGCAGGAGGGTCAATTGCTGACTTTACCGGGCATCGGCAAACGGCGTTTCGCGAACTGGAACGGGTGCTTAATTTCCCGCAATCAAACTTGTGCCTTAACCGTAAGAAACAGGACGAAAGCTGTTCATTAACGCAGGCATTACCATCGGAACTCAAGGTGAGCGCCGACAATGTCTCATTAACCGGTGCGGTAAGCCTCGCATCAATGCTGACGGAGATATTTCTCCTGCAACAAGCACAGGGAATGCCGGAGCCGGGGTGGGGAAGGATCACCGATTCACACCAGTGGAACACCTTGCTAAGTCTACATAACGCGCAGTTTTATTTGCTGCAACGCACACCAGAGGTTGCCCGCAGTCGCGCCACCCCGTTATTGGATTTGATCATGACAGCGTTGGCGCCCCATCCACCGCAAAAACAGGTGTATGGTGTGACATTACCCACTTCAGTGCTGTTTATCGCCGGACACGATACTAATCTGGCAAATCTCGGCGGCGCACTGGAGCTCAACTGGACGCTTCCAGGTCAGCCGGATAACACGCCGCCAGGTGGTGAACTAGTGTTTGAACGCTGGCGTCGGCTCAGCGATAACAGCCAGTGGATTCAGGTTTCGCTGGTCTTCCAGACTTTACAGCAGATGCGTGATAAAACGCCGCTGTCATTAAATACGCCGCCCGGAGAGGTGAAACTGACCCTGGCAGGATGTGAAGAGCGAAATGCGCGGGGCATGTGTTCGTTGGCCGGTTTTACGCAAATCGTGAATGAAGCACGCATACCAGCGTGCGCTCTCCATCAAGACAAATAA
- the cbdX gene encoding cytochrome bd-II oxidase subunit CbdX, whose amino-acid sequence MWYLLWFVGILLMCSLSTLVLVWLDPRLKS is encoded by the coding sequence ATGTGGTATTTACTTTGGTTCGTCGGCATTTTGTTGATGTGTTCGCTCTCCACCCTTGTGTTGGTATGGCTGGACCCGCGTCTGAAAAGTTAA
- the appB gene encoding cytochrome d ubiquinol oxidase subunit II: MFDYETLRFIWWLLIGVILVVFMISDGFDMGIGCLLPLVARNDDERRIVINSVGAHWEGNQVWLILAGGALFAAWPRVYAAAFSGFYVAMILVLCSLFFRPLAFDYRGKIADARWRKMWDAGLVIGSLVPPVVFGIAFGNLLLGVPFAFTPQLRVEYLGSFWQLLTPFPLLCGLLSLGMVILQGGVWLQLKTVGVIHLRSQLATKRAALLVMLCFLLAGYWLWVGIDGFVLLAQDANGPSNPLMKLVAVLPGAWMNNFVESPVLWIFPLLGFFCPLLTVMAIYRGRPGWGFLMASLMQFGVIFTAGITLFPFVMPSSVSPISSLTLWDSTSSQLTLSIMLVIVLIFLPIVLLYTLWSYYKMWGRMTTETLRRNENELY, translated from the coding sequence ATGTTTGATTATGAAACATTGCGCTTCATCTGGTGGCTGCTGATTGGCGTGATCCTGGTGGTCTTTATGATCTCCGACGGATTTGACATGGGGATCGGCTGTCTGCTGCCGCTGGTGGCGCGTAATGATGATGAACGTCGGATAGTGATAAACAGCGTTGGCGCGCACTGGGAAGGCAATCAGGTCTGGTTGATCCTCGCAGGTGGGGCATTATTTGCCGCCTGGCCCAGAGTGTATGCAGCGGCGTTTTCCGGCTTTTATGTGGCGATGATTCTGGTGCTGTGCTCGCTGTTCTTCCGCCCGCTGGCCTTTGATTATCGCGGAAAAATCGCCGATGCACGCTGGCGTAAAATGTGGGATGCCGGACTGGTCATCGGCAGTCTGGTGCCGCCGGTAGTCTTCGGTATTGCATTCGGCAACTTGCTACTCGGCGTGCCGTTTGCTTTCACACCGCAATTACGCGTGGAATATCTCGGCAGCTTCTGGCAACTGCTGACGCCATTCCCTTTATTGTGTGGATTGCTCAGTCTTGGGATGGTGATTTTGCAAGGTGGCGTCTGGTTACAACTGAAAACTGTTGGTGTGATTCATCTGCGTTCACAGCTGGCGACCAAACGCGCCGCACTACTGGTGATGCTGTGCTTTTTGCTGGCGGGTTACTGGCTGTGGGTTGGTATTGATGGCTTTGTACTGCTCGCCCAGGATGCTAACGGTCCTTCCAATCCGTTAATGAAACTGGTGGCAGTGCTACCTGGTGCCTGGATGAATAATTTCGTCGAATCGCCCGTTTTGTGGATCTTCCCGCTGCTGGGGTTCTTCTGCCCATTGCTGACGGTGATGGCGATTTATCGTGGTCGCCCGGGTTGGGGATTTTTGATGGCGTCATTGATGCAATTTGGCGTGATTTTCACGGCAGGCATCACGCTGTTCCCCTTTGTCATGCCGTCAAGCGTGAGTCCGATCTCCAGCCTGACGTTGTGGGACAGCACTTCCAGTCAGCTGACGCTGAGCATTATGTTGGTAATCGTGCTGATATTTTTGCCCATTGTGTTGCTCTACACTCTCTGGAGCTACTACAAAATGTGGGGGCGCATGACGACAGAAACTCTCCGCCGTAACGAAAACGAGCTGTACTAA
- the appC gene encoding cytochrome bd-II oxidase subunit 1 has product MWDVIDLSRWQFALTALYHFLFVPLTLGLIFLLAIMETIYVVTGKTIYRDMTRFWGKLFGINFALGVATGLTMEFQFGTNWSFYSNYVGDIFGAPLAMEALMAFFLESTFVGLFFFGWQRLNKYQHLLVTWLVAFGSNLSALWILNANGWMQYPTGAHFDIDTLRMEMTSFSELVFNPVSQVKFVHTVMAGYVTGAMFIMAISAWYLLRGRERDVALRSFAIGSVFGTLAIISTLQLGDSSAYEVAQVQPVKLAAMEGEWQTEPAPAPFHVVAWPEQDQERNAFAIKIPALLGILATHSLDKPVPGLKNLMAETYPRLQRGRMAWLLMQEISQGNREPHVLQAFRELEGDLGYGMLLSRYAPDMNHVTAAQYQAAMRGAIPQVAPVFWSFRIMVGCGSLLLLVMLIALVQTLRGKIDQHRWVLKMALWSLPLPWIAIEAGWFMTEFGRQPWAIQDILPTYSAHSALTTGQLAFSLIMIVGLYTLFLIAEVYLMQKYARLGPSAMQSEQPTQQQG; this is encoded by the coding sequence ATGTGGGATGTCATTGATTTATCGCGCTGGCAGTTTGCTCTGACCGCGCTGTATCACTTTTTATTTGTACCCCTTACCTTGGGGCTGATTTTTTTGCTGGCTATCATGGAAACCATTTACGTGGTCACCGGCAAAACAATCTACCGCGATATGACGCGCTTCTGGGGTAAGCTCTTCGGTATCAACTTTGCTCTTGGCGTGGCTACCGGCCTGACCATGGAGTTTCAGTTTGGTACTAACTGGTCATTCTATTCCAACTATGTGGGCGATATTTTTGGCGCACCGCTGGCGATGGAAGCATTAATGGCCTTCTTCCTCGAATCCACCTTTGTCGGGCTGTTCTTCTTCGGCTGGCAGCGGCTGAATAAATACCAGCACCTGCTGGTGACGTGGCTGGTGGCGTTCGGTTCAAATCTCTCTGCGTTGTGGATATTGAATGCCAACGGTTGGATGCAATACCCGACCGGTGCGCATTTTGATATCGACACCCTGCGTATGGAGATGACCAGTTTCAGCGAGCTGGTCTTTAACCCGGTCAGCCAGGTGAAATTTGTGCACACCGTAATGGCGGGATACGTGACCGGGGCTATGTTTATTATGGCGATCAGCGCCTGGTATTTACTGCGCGGACGGGAGCGCGATGTCGCATTACGCTCGTTTGCCATCGGTTCCGTCTTCGGTACTCTGGCGATTATCAGTACGCTGCAACTCGGAGACAGTTCTGCGTATGAAGTCGCGCAAGTACAACCGGTAAAACTGGCGGCGATGGAAGGGGAGTGGCAAACAGAACCTGCACCTGCACCGTTCCATGTGGTTGCCTGGCCGGAACAGGATCAAGAGCGTAACGCCTTTGCCATCAAAATTCCCGCGCTGCTAGGGATCCTCGCCACTCACTCATTAGATAAACCCGTGCCGGGTCTGAAGAATTTGATGGCTGAAACCTACCCACGCTTGCAACGCGGACGTATGGCGTGGCTGTTAATGCAGGAAATATCGCAAGGCAATCGTGAGCCGCATGTGTTGCAGGCATTCCGGGAGCTGGAAGGCGACCTGGGTTACGGCATGTTGCTCTCCCGCTATGCACCGGATATGAATCATGTCACAGCCGCACAGTACCAGGCGGCGATGCGTGGCGCGATACCTCAGGTTGCGCCGGTATTCTGGAGTTTCCGCATCATGGTGGGCTGTGGTTCCCTGCTGCTACTGGTGATGCTGATTGCGCTTGTTCAGACGCTGCGTGGCAAAATCGACCAGCATCGCTGGGTGCTGAAAATGGCGCTCTGGAGTTTGCCGCTGCCGTGGATTGCGATTGAAGCCGGATGGTTTATGACCGAGTTTGGTCGTCAGCCGTGGGCGATACAAGACATCTTACCGACATACTCCGCGCACTCCGCCTTAACCACAGGACAACTGGCTTTCTCACTGATCATGATCGTAGGGCTTTACACCCTGTTCTTAATCGCCGAAGTCTACCTGATGCAGAAATATGCCCGTCTGGGGCCGAGCGCGATGCAGAGTGAACAACCGACGCAGCAACAGGGGTAA
- the hyaF gene encoding hydrogenase expression/formation protein, with product MSETFFHLLGPGTQPNDDSFSMNPLPITCRVNGEPSMAALEQCAHSPQVIALLNELQHQLSERQPPLGEVLAVDLLNLNADDRHFINTLLGEGEVSVRIQQADDSESEIQEAIFCGLWRVRRRHGEQLLEDKLEAGCAPLALWQAATQNVLPTDSLLPPPIDGLMNGLPLAHELLAHVRNPDAQPHSINMTQLPISEADRLFLSRLCGPGNIQIRTIGYGESYINATGLRHVWHLRCTDTLKGPLLESYEICPIPEVVLAAPEDLVDSAQRLSEVCQWLAEGAPT from the coding sequence ATGAGCGAAACTTTTTTCCATCTGCTGGGGCCAGGAACGCAACCGAACGATGACAGTTTCAGCATGAATCCACTGCCGATCACCTGTCGGGTGAATGGTGAACCGAGTATGGCGGCCCTGGAGCAATGTGCTCACAGCCCGCAGGTGATTGCGCTGTTAAACGAGTTACAACATCAACTAAGCGAACGCCAGCCGCCGCTGGGTGAGGTACTGGCAGTCGATCTGTTAAATCTCAACGCCGACGATCGTCACTTTATCAATACGCTTCTCGGGGAAGGGGAAGTGTCAGTGCGCATTCAGCAGGCTGACGACAGTGAAAGTGAAATTCAGGAGGCGATCTTCTGCGGATTATGGCGGGTACGCAGACGTCACGGCGAACAGTTGCTGGAAGACAAACTGGAGGCTGGCTGCGCACCGCTGGCGTTGTGGCAGGCGGCAACGCAAAACGTCTTGCCGACAGATTCGCTGTTACCGCCGCCCATTGATGGCCTGATGAATGGCCTACCGTTGGCCCATGAATTACTGGCACATGTACGTAACCCCGACGCGCAGCCGCACAGCATTAATATGACGCAATTACCCATCAGCGAAGCTGACCGGCTTTTTCTCTCACGTCTCTGTGGGCCGGGAAATATTCAGATTCGTACCATTGGCTATGGCGAGAGCTATATCAACGCCACGGGGTTACGCCATGTCTGGCATTTACGCTGTACGGACACCTTAAAAGGCCCGTTACTGGAAAGTTATGAAATCTGCCCAATACCGGAAGTGGTGCTGGCAGCGCCAGAAGATTTGGTCGACTCTGCGCAGCGGCTTAGCGAGGTATGCCAGTGGCTGGCGGAGGGGGCACCGACGTAA
- the hyaE gene encoding hydrogenase-1 operon protein HyaE encodes MSNDTPFNALWQRMLARGWTPVSECRLDDWLTQAPDGVVLLSSDPKRTPEVSDNPVMIGELLREFPDYTWQVAIADLEQSEAIGDRFGVFRFPATLVFTGGNYRGVLNGIHPWAELINLMRGLVEPQQERAS; translated from the coding sequence ATGAGCAACGACACACCATTTAATGCGTTGTGGCAACGAATGCTGGCACGTGGCTGGACGCCGGTCAGTGAATGCCGTCTTGACGACTGGCTTACGCAAGCGCCAGACGGCGTGGTGTTATTAAGCAGTGACCCGAAACGCACGCCAGAAGTCAGCGATAACCCGGTAATGATTGGCGAATTACTGCGCGAATTTCCCGACTATACATGGCAGGTAGCGATTGCTGATCTTGAGCAGAGCGAAGCCATCGGCGATCGCTTTGGCGTCTTTCGCTTTCCCGCCACATTAGTGTTTACCGGCGGAAACTATCGCGGCGTGCTGAATGGTATTCACCCGTGGGCGGAACTGATAAACCTGATGCGCGGGCTTGTCGAACCGCAACAGGAGCGTGCTTCATGA
- the hyaD gene encoding hydrogenase 1 maturation protease, which produces MSEQRVVVMGLGNLLWADEGFGVRVAERLYAHYHWPEDVEIVDGGTQGLNLLGYVESAGHLLILDAIDYGLEPGTLRTYAGERIPAYLSAKKMSLHQNSFSEVLALADIRGHLPAHIALVGLQPAMLDDYGGSLSELAREQLPAAEQAALAQLAAWGIVPQPANESRCLNYDCLSMENYEGVRLRQYRMRLEEQG; this is translated from the coding sequence ATGAGCGAGCAACGCGTGGTGGTAATGGGGCTGGGCAACCTGCTGTGGGCCGATGAAGGCTTCGGCGTGCGGGTGGCGGAACGGCTGTATGCCCATTACCACTGGCCCGAGGATGTGGAGATTGTCGATGGCGGCACCCAAGGACTGAACTTGCTGGGGTATGTCGAAAGCGCCGGTCATCTGTTGATTCTCGATGCCATTGATTACGGGCTGGAACCCGGAACGCTACGAACGTATGCCGGAGAACGCATTCCGGCTTATCTCAGCGCGAAGAAAATGAGCCTGCACCAGAACAGTTTCTCCGAAGTGCTGGCGCTGGCAGATATCCGCGGACATCTGCCAGCACATATTGCCCTCGTCGGTCTGCAACCCGCGATGCTCGACGACTACGGCGGCAGCCTGAGCGAACTGGCGCGGGAGCAACTGCCCGCTGCGGAACAGGCGGCGCTGGCGCAGCTGGCTGCGTGGGGAATTGTGCCGCAACCGGCTAATGAATCGCGCTGTCTCAATTATGACTGTCTGTCGATGGAAAATTACGAAGGCGTTCGCTTGCGTCAGTACAGGATGAGGCTGGAGGAACAGGGATGA
- the hyaC gene encoding Ni/Fe-hydrogenase b-type cytochrome subunit — MQQKSDNVVSHYVFEAPVRIWHWLTVLCMAVLMVTGYFIGKPLPSVSGEATYLFYMGYIRLIHFSAGMIFTVVLLMRIYWAFVGNHYSRELFIVPVWRKSWWQGVWYEIRWYLFLAKRPSADIGHNPIAQAAMFGYFLMSVFMIITGFALYSEHSQYAIFAPFRYVVEFFYWTGGNSMDIHSWHRLGMWLIGAFVIGHVYMALREDIMSDDTVISTMVNGYRSHKFGKISNKERS, encoded by the coding sequence ATGCAACAGAAAAGCGACAACGTTGTCAGTCACTATGTCTTTGAAGCACCCGTGCGGATATGGCACTGGCTGACAGTGTTATGCATGGCGGTGTTGATGGTCACCGGTTACTTTATCGGCAAGCCGCTACCTTCCGTCAGCGGCGAGGCGACGTATCTGTTCTATATGGGCTACATCAGGTTAATTCACTTCAGCGCCGGGATGATTTTTACCGTGGTCTTGCTGATGCGGATCTACTGGGCTTTTGTTGGCAATCATTACTCCCGCGAGCTGTTTATCGTGCCGGTATGGCGTAAAAGCTGGTGGCAGGGCGTGTGGTATGAAATCCGCTGGTATCTGTTTCTGGCAAAACGTCCGAGTGCCGATATAGGCCATAACCCCATCGCCCAGGCGGCGATGTTCGGCTATTTCCTGATGTCAGTTTTTATGATCATCACCGGCTTTGCGCTGTACAGCGAACACAGCCAGTACGCTATTTTTGCGCCGTTCCGTTATGTGGTGGAATTTTTCTACTGGACGGGCGGCAACTCAATGGACATTCACAGCTGGCATCGGCTGGGGATGTGGCTGATTGGCGCGTTTGTGATCGGTCATGTCTACATGGCGCTGCGTGAAGACATCATGTCCGACGACACGGTGATCTCCACTATGGTCAACGGCTACCGTAGCCACAAATTTGGCAAAATAAGTAACAAGGAGCGTTCATGA